GTGTCATGTGTGGTGTAAACTCAATGATCTAATAGTTTTAATGCTATCTTTCGTGCCATTTGTTGTTTAACGAAGATCTGTATGTCAGATCCTAACTTTACACTCCAGCCAAAATGTGACCCCATTCTCTGTGATAATACTTTGCCATTTCTTTAACTCGCGACCTTCAATGCAGGAATTTATgctatgtcgtactgaatggaaagATCCCCGGAAATGCCTGGAAGAAGGAAAAGCTGTAACGAACTGCTCGCTTGAGTTTTTTAGAAAAGTGAAAAAGTCGTGTCAGCAGGAGTTTGAGCAATACACAAACTGTATTGATAAGTCTAGCAGCCTTTTGGAGTACAAGTAGTAAGTGCAACACCTTTTGTTTATCTAATGACTTTTACAGTTCTTTCGTGTTGTTCTTTATTTTGTGGAAACTGCAAGTAgctttataaaatattaaaatcatCTTTAGCCATTGTATGATGCGAGTGCAAGATTCCAATAACAATTGCATTCAAATTGGAGATAAATACACTGCACTTATTTGTAAATCTGCTCCCATAACTGTTGGGCCGTATAATTTAGCTCTTAGATCATAAAGCTGCTTGCAGTTTTCCATTTCCAACAGAGTTTTGCCACTGTtaaatagtttttagtttttttttttttcaaatataagaAACAGTTCAGTTACAGATATATGTCCTAGCTTCAAGGTGGCATCTGCAAATAAAAATTACTAGGTAATTTGTACTAAAGTGATGCTGACATCCTTGAAGTATAACATTGACAGTTTTTTCAATTTGAGCAGTCTGTATTGCTTTTGGAAATGTTGCCATATTGTGTTGTGCCGCTTTAGTGTGCAAaagtaataaatcaacaataacaaCACATAGTAGGCCTACCTCATATCAGTAAAACATAATTGAATTAGTAGTAATCTCACATTGTTATGTATATCTGATGCCAGTACTTCTGTATTAATAATAACTGAatgttaagagagtaatagttgctAAATTAAAATGCTTTGAAACCACAGTGTactttttgaaaagaaaaatttctGTACATATTGATAAAGTATCTTAGTTGTAATATTGAAAGTACTTTGGTGCTGTTCATTATCTGGAAGGATGATATTAGTATCCCATATAGTTAACTGTAGTTAGTTTTGATATGTTTTCATTGTATGAATGGTTTTGCAGCAGTAGTTTCATTACCATTTGATCTGTAGCAAGATGTTACATATGTGAGCTcatacatacataattttcttcacAGCTGTCGCAAGACACAGGGTGCTTTTGATAAATGTATGCTGGATAATCTGAACCTGGAACGCCCTCCATTTGGTTACTTCTGTGAAGCAAAAGTAATAGATACAAAACGACCAAAACCAGAGGAAGAAAAACCTGCAATCTATCCAGATGCTACTCCATATTTACCAGAAGATTACCCACGGCCACCAGCCAGATATGGTTCACGCTTCCACTGGTTCAACTAGATAACTGCAGATATGTTTTGTTCCTTGTGGAGTTGGCAACTTTTGTAGTAGGCCTATCTCAAATAATACCGCTGAGTAGGTCATATTTCTGTATCAATTTTGAGATCAGAATTAAACTAGACAAATgcattatttaatttgatgaacatGGTTCTCATTAATATTCACAATCTGATATTTGAGGGAAATTTTGAGGTTCCACCAATGTAACAAGTAAAAAATCTGGCTTTCCCCTCTTCTATTCACCTGTTTTGTTCAACAGTTTTATGACCTATGTGACATCTTGAGAGAGGTACAATTGTCATAGCAACTAATTTATAAATTGCTCACCACAGTGCATTAAGGAACAAATGTAGTATCAGGTTCAAAGTGTTAGAAGAGATTATGTATTATATTTGTtactgttaaataaaaaatacgccAATGGTGATTTCAAAATAACTTTATTCTCTCCTGGTAGAGTGAACACGAGGTTGTGTTATTCCAATATAAGTCTAATTTGTGACGGAACTGctgttttcataaatttttttcgtgtgcaaaaatCGGTAGTTAAAGTTGTGTGAGAGTCATATTTTGCAATGTAGCCTCtaataatatattcaatttttcaACCCAGTTAACCATATGTGTACTACTATACCACTAGACCTATCCAAGTAAAAGTCTTGCAATGTATGCTTTAATTGTTACAGAAATTTGGTAATCAGCTTCATGTTGGGGTTTTTAAGTGTGCTAGCTTACTTCATACTTTTATGAAGAATTGAAAATGCcattgaaattaaattttaaagGGACTTCTTTGCAGTCTTGAAAGTATAATCAGAGATAACACATTATTTCTTGTAAGTGCTGGGGTTACATCTACAAGAAACTAAGTATTTAATCTTGCAGTATTAATCTAGTGATGAAAGACATTTGGTGCGAGATCTACAATGTAGAGAGTAAAGACAGCTCAGCAGTGAGGCATATAAACAAGAAGCTGAGCATTTTAGCTAGCTTTCAAGCTTGCATTCTTTTTCAGACCCATTTACACTCTGTGTGGATGCTAAGGTTGAGTGACAGCCCTTCATTGATAGCCTGTGTATTTAATGAGCATTACAATTTTTGAGCAGTTTGAATTCTTGGGAGTGATCATGTATATGCAGTAATGACAAATGCATATCTTGTATCGAATAGTATTTTCCATTATCTCATTATGCATGTGGCATTACTTTTGTGGTACAATTTGTCTGCATGACCCTCTGCTTTATCATACAAAAGTAGTTGTCTAGCTGTTGGATAGTgatgaattttctgtttttctgagaATTGTTTTATGATAAACACTATCGGAGTTCTCCCAAAGTCAAAACATGTACTAGAAAGATAATTGTCTTTGATTAAACTTGACATGACTTCCTGTACGAAGTCATGTACATCTTCTTCTCTAGAGTGTCCATCACGATCATGAAACCAGGATGCATTTAACACATTTGTACACCTATAATgtgcaagccactgtgaagtgtatggcagaagtTACTTCCCGCTATACCAGTTATTGggacttcttcccgttccattcaagtaTTGAACATGGAGTGAGTGATAAGTTAAATATCTCTCTGTTAGCTGTAAGTTGTCTAATTGTGTCTTTGTGATCTCTACAGGACTGGTATGTAGAGGCTTGTAATATGTTCATTGATTCCTCACTTAAAGCTCATTCTTGAAATCTTGAAAATAGGGTTTCACTAGACAGCTTGCATCAACATGGAAGTGACTGCCATGTAGCATCACATGACACACTCTCATTTGCTGCTCTTTTCTAGACATTCagtatcccttgttagtcctatttggtatgggcttgcacacacttgagcaatattctaagatataTCGCACAGttgttgtaagcaatctcctttgtagactgaatgtGTTTCACTAGTATTTTACAaatgaaccgaagtctaccacctgctttacctgcgACATATATGTTATGTGtagataaaaatattttctgtagttgATGTTCATGTGGTACTAAACTAAGACTTTTTAAAAATACCTTTATCTATAGCCATTGGGATAATAAGTGAAGAGTGAAAGCAGTGTTTTCCATGGTTATTGCTCTTGGCCTCCAAGGTCATTTGTTATCAGTATAAGATACATCAAGAAGTTCTGTGGATCAGTTCTGCTCCCCTCTGTTTCTTAATCACTGGGCACTGTTCTTCTCTCAAGGACTATGTGTGTACCAGCACTATGAAGTTAATTCACTTGCTTATTTTTACACAAATTGACGGTGACTATTTCGAAGCTTATGGCCTTATACATGCGTTAGTTATTTCAGTTGTTACACAAATCGCCTCCTATTTTTCAGCCATCTGTCCATCATAGTTCCAGTGGAAATATGGTCATAGAAAGCAACAGATAAAATAAGTTTTAGTTCAAGGAAGCCTTCATGTGCTTGTAGGGTTTTCCTGTCAAAATAAACTTCACATTCATTAAATTGTTTCAGTCTTGTTTCCTCTATAACATCGGAAGCTGATTATTTTGCTTGGTTCTGATCTCAGGTTTTCTTAGCATATTGCTGATCAAAATGTCATTTATGTAGCCAGAAATCAGAGAGCCCATACACAGTACTTTATCATCACTTAAGTGATGCTAAGTATACTCTGACTATACATGCACCGTGCTCGAGGGGTAGTATCCTTGACTTATGACCAAAAGGGTCTTGTACCGCTACATGAGTGTCAAACTAGATCCTCAAAATTGATAGCCCAATGGCATATTAAATAATGTCTTAATGTGTGCAATTACAGGAGCAGGCAGATTTTGCATACTGCTTTCAAACACATCTAGGCAGGACAAtggggccacacacacacacacacacacacacacacacacacacacacacacacacacacaaagtgtgaAACATGGTGAGGATTCAGTGATGAGGGTAGCCATATCTTTGTATTCCATGGGTCCCATGTTTGCTGTGCAAGGGTGCAATGTGACTGTTTTGGATGATGAAGTCCATCCCATTGTACTGTGCGTCCCCTCCCTATGGTGATGCTATATTCCAAGACGACCgagcccctgttcacacaggtcacattgtccaggactggttttgtgagcacaaggaccaATTGTTGCATCTCTGCTGGCCATCCCAGTCACCAGATATCAATATTATAAAGCCTTTGTGGGCTACTTTCGAGAGAAGGGTGCAttatcactatccacctccatcattgttactcGAACTTGCCTCTATTTTGCAGGGAAAATAGTATAAGATTCCATTTAGAACTGTACAGGAaataactggaagctgttttgaatgccaacacttTTCCTATTCTGTATGAGGCATGGTAATtatgttgtttccatttttttccatccctgtgtgtgtgtgtgtgtgtgtgtgtgtgtgtgtgtgtgtgtgtgtgtgtgagagagagagagagagagagagagagagagagagagagagagagattgattaaactgcatagctttttattttattttattttttttttttaaaattcaagtGCCATATAAGGACTCATAAGACAGATTATATTATATATGTGTGGTGATGGAGGAGTGAAACTGTAATGCGTTTTCAATTTCACTGCCAGATGTTTCTGTATGATGGTTGACTTAAGAGAATATAATTGTTATTTTACGTTCTATCTGAAAGTTAGGGGCTCTTTTGGGGTTTTTGactaaatttttttgtgtttcaggagaatttttcattattttccaaaattctccttttttatattttgcaaAAAGTTTAGGGTGGCATGTTGCGGTACAGAAATCATTTCAGTTTATTTGTATTGAATATTGCCTTTACTCATACCCTCTG
The Schistocerca gregaria isolate iqSchGreg1 chromosome 1, iqSchGreg1.2, whole genome shotgun sequence genome window above contains:
- the LOC126278131 gene encoding NADH dehydrogenase [ubiquinone] 1 alpha subcomplex subunit 8, with product MVLTADVQLPTEEELTVQEVNLGSPALRAGAFHLGKYCEQANNEFMLCRTEWKDPRKCLEEGKAVTNCSLEFFRKVKKSCQQEFEQYTNCIDKSSSLLEYKYCRKTQGAFDKCMLDNLNLERPPFGYFCEAKVIDTKRPKPEEEKPAIYPDATPYLPEDYPRPPARYGSRFHWFN